Proteins co-encoded in one bacterium genomic window:
- a CDS encoding succinate--CoA ligase subunit alpha: MSILITSDTTVIIQGITGREAVTMTREGLDYGTHIIGGVTPGRGGREVHGVPVYDTVEEIAKKTRVDASVISVPPAFTRDAVFEAIEAGVKLMVVVTENIPRFEVAQMVELADQRGARIIGPNCLGVLSPDEAKVGGLGGRAEDAKKAFTKGPIGVMSRSGGMTTEICNTLTAAGLGQSTAVSIGGDAIIGQSYAELMPLFEADPETKAIAIYSEPGGRMEADLARWVKDHNSRLPVVAFMAGRFMDEMPGMRFGHAGTIVEGKADTTAEKIERLREAGIAVAERIEDIPVLVKEKL; this comes from the coding sequence GTGTCGATTCTAATCACCAGCGACACCACGGTCATCATCCAGGGCATCACCGGTCGCGAGGCGGTCACCATGACCCGCGAGGGCCTGGACTACGGCACGCACATCATCGGCGGCGTCACGCCGGGCCGCGGCGGTCGCGAGGTCCACGGCGTGCCCGTGTACGACACCGTCGAAGAGATTGCAAAGAAGACCCGTGTCGACGCCTCGGTCATATCGGTTCCTCCCGCGTTCACGCGCGATGCCGTGTTCGAAGCCATCGAAGCGGGCGTGAAGCTGATGGTGGTCGTGACCGAGAACATTCCGCGCTTCGAAGTCGCGCAGATGGTCGAGTTGGCGGATCAACGCGGTGCCCGCATCATCGGCCCGAACTGTTTGGGAGTGCTCTCGCCCGATGAAGCAAAGGTCGGCGGTCTGGGAGGCCGCGCCGAAGACGCGAAGAAGGCGTTTACCAAGGGACCGATCGGCGTCATGTCGCGCTCTGGCGGAATGACGACTGAAATCTGCAATACCCTGACCGCCGCCGGCCTCGGTCAGAGCACGGCCGTTTCGATTGGCGGCGACGCGATCATCGGCCAGAGCTACGCCGAACTCATGCCGCTATTTGAAGCGGATCCCGAGACGAAGGCGATCGCCATCTATTCCGAGCCCGGCGGGCGCATGGAAGCGGATCTGGCGCGTTGGGTGAAGGATCACAATTCGCGCCTGCCCGTGGTCGCCTTCATGGCCGGTCGTTTCATGGACGAGATGCCCGGTATGCGCTTCGGTCACGCCGGGACGATCGTCGAAGGCAAGGCAGATACCACGGCCGAGAAGATCGAACGCCTGCGCGAAGCGGGTATCGCAGTGGCCGAGCGCATCGAAGATATTCCGGTGCTGGTCAAGGAGAAGCTCTGA
- a CDS encoding PaaI family thioesterase: MSAEGPRKVWIEREPGRLIGRGHTAGDFLEAFEWQVLEEREGFLRVQAHLPDHARNPAGQLFGGFTPTYVDLVSLFVTRAGRPRAERMDWLATTNLRVDYFEPVMGPDFVLESRVVKERGRTVFVETRFLDPADEKLLVFATATMRRVAFEKRAGDG, translated from the coding sequence GTGAGCGCAGAAGGTCCCCGCAAGGTCTGGATCGAGCGCGAACCGGGCCGTCTGATCGGTCGCGGTCACACCGCTGGCGACTTCCTCGAAGCCTTTGAATGGCAGGTGCTCGAGGAGCGCGAGGGCTTTCTGCGGGTCCAGGCCCATCTACCCGATCACGCGCGCAACCCGGCGGGGCAACTCTTCGGCGGCTTCACGCCGACGTACGTCGACCTGGTTTCCCTCTTCGTCACACGGGCGGGCAGGCCGCGCGCTGAGCGCATGGACTGGCTCGCGACCACGAACCTGAGGGTGGACTACTTCGAGCCGGTGATGGGCCCAGATTTCGTGCTCGAGAGCCGGGTCGTCAAAGAACGCGGCCGCACTGTGTTCGTCGAAACGCGTTTTCTGGATCCAGCCGACGAGAAGCTCCTGGTTTTCGCAACGGCTACGATGCGTCGAGTAGCCTTCGAAAAACGCGCGGGCGACGGCTGA
- a CDS encoding nucleoside 2-deoxyribosyltransferase has translation MNLYLAGPLFTQAERRWLREIAVELDQAGHHVFLPQDEAQAPLLLEPPDFHGAFEACRDAIDRSEAVIAVLDGADADSGTAWECGYAYAHGKPIVALRTDFRGGEDQGMNLMLRRGANAVVEHPSTDEDLRSVVGGLLRELEKFDQESINHPR, from the coding sequence ATGAATCTGTACCTGGCGGGGCCGTTGTTCACCCAGGCCGAGAGACGTTGGCTGCGCGAGATCGCAGTGGAGCTGGATCAGGCGGGGCATCACGTATTCCTGCCACAGGATGAAGCACAGGCCCCTTTGTTGTTGGAGCCACCTGACTTCCACGGCGCCTTTGAGGCCTGTCGCGACGCGATTGATCGCAGTGAAGCCGTGATCGCCGTACTCGACGGTGCCGATGCCGATTCGGGAACGGCCTGGGAATGTGGCTACGCCTACGCTCACGGCAAGCCGATCGTCGCGTTGCGCACCGATTTTCGAGGCGGTGAGGATCAGGGAATGAACCTGATGTTGCGCCGAGGAGCCAACGCCGTGGTCGAGCATCCGAGCACGGACGAGGATCTTCGCTCCGTGGTCGGCGGCTTGCTAAGAGAGCTGGAGAAGTTCGACCAGGAGTCGATCAATCATCCTCGATGA
- a CDS encoding SDR family oxidoreductase, translating into MDLGLKDKTAVVTGGSRGIGRAIALQFADEGCHVAICARGESALNETAEEIRARGVKAHALTCDVTKTQELDAFLESSRAALGRVDVLVNNTSGFGIADNEDGWAASFGVDVMGSVRASWKVVPWMVEQGGGSIVHISSTAALEAPGSPPYSAMKAALISHAKNLAIQLAPQKIRVNTVAPGSIEFPGGVWDSIKNASRPQYDAVLSTIPSGRMGSAEEVANTVVFLASERASWVTGGVLSVDGGQHKGNL; encoded by the coding sequence ATGGATCTGGGACTCAAGGACAAGACCGCAGTCGTGACGGGCGGTTCGCGCGGCATCGGTCGCGCAATCGCCCTGCAATTCGCGGATGAAGGCTGCCATGTCGCGATCTGCGCGCGCGGTGAGAGCGCGTTGAACGAGACTGCAGAAGAGATTCGCGCGCGCGGCGTCAAGGCTCACGCCTTGACCTGCGATGTGACGAAGACCCAGGAACTAGACGCCTTCCTCGAATCGAGCCGGGCCGCTCTGGGTCGCGTCGACGTGCTCGTGAACAATACCTCGGGCTTCGGGATAGCCGACAACGAAGACGGCTGGGCCGCTTCCTTTGGCGTCGATGTCATGGGATCGGTGCGTGCAAGCTGGAAGGTCGTGCCGTGGATGGTCGAGCAGGGCGGCGGTTCGATCGTGCACATCTCGAGTACGGCCGCGCTCGAAGCACCGGGCTCACCTCCCTACTCCGCCATGAAGGCCGCGCTCATCAGCCACGCCAAGAACCTGGCGATTCAACTGGCGCCTCAGAAGATTCGCGTGAACACCGTGGCTCCGGGCTCGATCGAATTTCCCGGCGGCGTCTGGGATTCGATCAAGAACGCAAGCCGTCCGCAGTACGATGCAGTCCTGAGTACGATTCCCTCCGGGCGCATGGGGAGTGCGGAAGAGGTTGCAAACACGGTCGTGTTCCTGGCTTCGGAACGCGCAAGCTGGGTGACCGGAGGGGTGCTCTCGGTCGACGGCGGACAGCACAAGGGCAATCTTTGA